Proteins encoded together in one Osmerus eperlanus chromosome 20, fOsmEpe2.1, whole genome shotgun sequence window:
- the cldn35 gene encoding claudin-4 — MVNTGMQLISFTCAVTGWIMAIAVTALPQWKVSAFIGSNILTSEIKWEGIWMNCIYQTTGHMQCKTYDSMLALPPDIQAARALMCVAIFLGWLSCTVSCCGMKCTTCAGDDRRAKAGIALSGGVLFIVTGLCVLVPVSWTANTVVQDFYNPNVPTMHKRELGQAIYLGWASAVILMISGAVLSSTCPHMERGAGGYHRGYMGRSFANSRPSAPEPPKPISSNSLPLKEYV, encoded by the coding sequence ATGGTCAACACAGGTATGCAGCTGATCAGCTTCACATGTGCGGTGACAGGCTGGATCATGGCCATCGCTGTGACGGCGTTGCCCCAGTGGAAGGTCTCGGCCTTCATTGGCAGCAACATTCTGACATCAGAGATCAAGTGGGAGGGCATCTGGATGAACTGCATCTACCAGACCACGGGCCACATGCAGTGTAAGACCTATGACTCCATGCTGGCCCTGCCTCCAGACATCCAGGCCGCGCGCGCCCTGATGTGCGTGGCCATCTTCCTCGGCTGGCTGTCCTGTACCGTGTCCTGCTGTGGCATGAAGTGCACGACCTGCGCAGGCGACGACCGTCGCGCCAAGGCGGGCATCGCGCTGTCCGGCGGAGTCCTGTTCATCGTCACAGGCCTGTGTGTCCTAGTGCCCGTCTCCTGGACCGCCAACACGGTGGTCCAGGACTTTTACAACCCCAACGTGCCCACTATGCACAAGCGAGAGCTTGGCCAGGCCATCTACCTGGGCTGGGCATCGGCGGTCATCCTTATGATCAGCGGGGCGGTGCTGAGCAGCACCTGCCCCCACATGGAGAGGGGAGCGGGGGGCTACCACCGGGGGTACATGGGCCGGAGCTTTGCTAACTCACGGCCCTCGGCGCCGGAGCCTCCTAAGCCCATCTCCTCAAACAGCCTTCCCCTGAAGGAGTATGTGTAG
- the airim gene encoding AFG2-interacting ribosome maturation factor, which yields MSKPALLSLQQVLKKCFQSLQNNQKILNSVLNECTPLMVSLGNLTEQLRALQNINIANTTLHNFPDLQERLHYKLVQAVDIVLGKLSEKMSLLQSVRDSFSNQVSGAFQLYEQNSDSLDIATCCQRSATAPSICDMLEWLQDAERYYRQQFLRRKVLLQTLKPNQFALLETAAKRWESFDSPRGQDNISDTLFKVSFFVEAQ from the exons ATGTCGAAGCCTGCACTGTTATCACTTCAGCAAGTATTGAAAAAGTGTTTTCAAAGCTTGCAGAACAATCAGAAAATATTGAACTCCGTGCTGAATGAATGCACTCCTTTGATGGTTTCACTCGGTAACTTAACAGAACAACTGCGGGCTCTCCAAAATATCAACATCGCCAACACAACTCTTCACAACTTCCCTGACCTGCAAGAGCGTCTGCATTATAAACTCGTACAGGCAGTGGATATCGTTTTGGGGAAACTGTCTGAGAAAAT GTCTCTGCTCCAGTCTGTGAGAGATTCTTTCAGTAACCAGGTATCTGGTGCTTTCCAGTTGTACGAGCAGAACTCAGACAGTCTGGACATAGCTACCTGCTGCCAGAGATCGGCTACAGCTCCATCCATCTGTGATATGCTGGAGTGGCTTCAGGATGCCGAACGCTACTATCGCCAGCA ATTCCTGAGGAGGAAGGTTCTGTTACAGACGCTTAAACCAAATCAATTCGCTCTTCTGGAAACTGCTGCTAAGAGATGGGAGTCTTTTGACTCACCCCGTGGACAAGACAACATATCAG ATACATTGTTTAAAGTATCCTTCTTTGTTGAAGCCCAATGA
- the cdca8 gene encoding borealin, giving the protein MAPRKKTSKQRKNNPKMDKLEAFLEDFDCEVKTVVERLKEKRNHLLKDADNCYNMALIKLPTAVRRMNWLEHCKMDKPKSPVIEESKKEEVAAKVESVLAEVHTLATKTVKKSSKKGGMSSEDEENTVPSTVKRGRAKKPPTTSKKAKALSASKHNTSVTRSSRRPLVTPARNMLDCSLMGPTPLVTPRFDPRLPKTPAVRIPRHKERVYSISVNGSPVAAGGEEIVINVPIGNGESIQLLASQMDTVDLSQLDETAIHSIRLLQNRLTSLCGPSV; this is encoded by the exons ATGGCACCAAGAAAAAAGACCTCGAAACAACGCAAAAACAACCCGAAAATGGACAAGTTGGAAGCTTTCCTCGAGGATTTCGACTGCGAGG TGAAAACGGTTGTCGAGAGactgaaggagaagagaaacCACCTGCTTAAAGATGCAGACAACTGCTACAACATGGCCCTGATCAAGCTGCCTACAGCTGTGAGGCGGATGAACTGGTTGGAACATTGCA AAATGGATAAGCCCAAATCCCCAGTCATAGAGGAGTCAAAG AAAGAGGAAGTGGCTGCCAAGGTGGAGAGTGTCCTGGCTGAGGTCCACACCCTTGCCACCAAAACGGTCAAGAAGT CCTCCAAGAAGGGTGGGATGAGCTCAGAGGACGAGGAGAACACAGTTCCCAGCACTGTAAAGAGG GGAAGAGCCAAGAAGCCCCCCACTACGTCCAAGAAGGCCAAAGCTCTGTCAGCCAGCAAGCACAACACCTCCGTCACAAG gTCCAGTAGGCGGCCTCTCGTCACGCCTGCTAGGAACATGCTGGACTGTTCTCTCATGGGCCCCACCCCTCTCGTCACCCCACGCTTCGACCCCAG GTTGCCCAAAACCCCGGCAGTGCGGATCCCCCGCCACAAGGAGAGGGTGTACAGCATCTCTGTCAACGGCTCGCCCGTCGCCGCGGGCGGCGAGGAAATCGTCATTAACGTCCCAATCGGGAACGGAGAG tctatTCAGCTTCTGGCCAGTCAGATGGACACAGTAGATCTGAGTCAGCTGGATGAGACAGCCATACACAGTATCCGTCTGCTGCAG AACCGCCTCACATCACTGTGTGGACCCTCTGTGTAA